In the genome of Terriglobales bacterium, the window ACAGCGAATTTGAACGAGTTGTGGTTCAGGAACAGGACGTGCGCCGTTTGGTGGAACAAGCTGAGGGGCTCTGAAATCCCACCAGTTCGATCCCAATCTGTAGGGTTCGTGCCTGCGCGAGGGAACGGCGCGAGGTCAACGAGTTGCCATTCCGCTCTCGTCTATTTTGCGATCCATGTCCCGCAGAAGGAGCTGCCACATTTCAATCTCGAGCTGAAACTGATGCTTCAAAGGCGTATCTCCGGCAGACACGAAGGCCACGTTCCGCTGCATCTGCTCGATCAGGACACGCATTTTTTGGAGATCGCTCTTTAAATCGACCGGTTGTTGGATGGCCGCACTTGGGCGGGCGCCAGATGTAGTTTTCGCATTTGAATCCTGGTTCGTTTGACCGGGAGCAGGCGCAGTTGTGCTGAGTAAAATCGCGCAGATACAAGCGAGTCGGTTTGTCATGATTCACCTCTGAGTTTTACCAATGTAGCAACATCAGCGAAATCAATCCCGCAGATTGATTTTTCTTATTAGGTAAAGCTGTTCGACTCGCGATGTAATCAGCATGGAAGCAAATCTGCGCGGTGGATTGGGTGGGGCGTGGACCTGGATCATCTGAAAACCTTTGTCGAAGTGGCGAAAGAAGGGAACTTCTCGCGCGCAGCGGCGAAAGTATTTCGATCCCAGCCAGCAGTCAGCGCACAGATCCGCCAACTCGAGGAAGACTACCAGCAGCGGCTCTTCGATCGCTCCGGCAAGGCCGTCCGACTCACGCCGGCTGGAGAGATTTTGCTGCAATATGCGCAGACCTTGCTTCGTCTGCATGACGAATCCCGCAATGCGCTCTCCCATGCGTCCGAAGAAACCCGCGGCGTGCTCTCGATAGGTGCCAACGAAGCGACCTTTCTCTATGTTTTGCCCAAGGTTTTCGAGCGGTTTCACAATAAATATTCGTCGGTTCGGATCAGCGTTTATCGGAACTTCAGCCGCAAGATCATCGAGAAGATAGAGCTGGGGGCGGTTGATGTCGGAATCGTTACACTACCGGTAAAGAGCTCGTGTCTGCGCATTACCCCGATTTTTCGTGATGAGCTCCAACTCGTCATCCAGGCGGGTCACCCGCTCGCGGCCAAAAAGGTCGTTACCCTGTCTGAAATCGCCGAGGTGCCGCTAATCTTTCCTAAAACCGGATCGACCCGCCAGGCGCTTGAGAGAATGTTCAATCCGTTCCGCGACCGCCTGCGCATCTCCATGGAACTGGGTAGCATCACGCTCATTAAGCAGTTTGTTGCTGGGGGCTTTGGTGCATCCGTTATCAGTACTACCTTCGCCCAAGACGACGTCCAGGCAGGGCGTCTCCGATTAATCCCAATCAAGGATCTCAAGCTCAAGCGTGAGTTGGGGCTGGTGTACCGCAAAGATCGCACTCTACCCCGCGCCGCTATGGCCTTCGTTGAAGTGGCCCATCAGTCGTTGCGCTCGACCTCTGATCACAAGGCCAGCTAGGATTCCCCGCCCAATCATTTCTTCACGCGTTCGCAGTCAGCTATGCTAGAGCTGACTCATGAAAAAGGAATTGGCTGAGCTGCGAGTGAACGGCAGGCAGCGTGAACTCGCAATAGAACCTTCACAGCTGCTACTCGACACTCTGCGCCAAGAGCTCGAACTCACCGGATCGAAACGCGGCTGCGACGACTCCTCGTGCGGTGCGTGTACCGTTCTTGTGGACGGAATTCCAATGCTCTCCTGCACCATCGTTACACTCTCAGTAGCAGCAGACGAAGAAGGCATTGGTCCGGAGATCACCACCGTCGAGGGAGTCGCAGAGCACGGAGCCATGGCGGCAATTCAGAAGGCATATGGTGAATGGGGTGGTGCACAATGCGGATACTGCACGCCGGGATTCATTATGACTGTTAAAGCACTACTTGAACGTAATCCCGATCCCAACGACGAAGACATTCGCCACGCGCTAAGCGGCAATTTGTGCAGATGTACCGGATACACGCAGATGTATCAAGCAATTAAAGCGGCGGTCCGCGCTGAGCAAGAAGGCATTGCCGCGAGCAAGCGATAACAAATGTCAGAGTTCTCAGTTATCGGAAAACCAGTTGCCCTGATCGACTCCGCCGGAAAAACCACGGGAGCGGGGAAGTACGCCGACGATCTCTCTGTTCCGGGCATGCTGATCGGGAAAATCCTGCACTCGCCATATCCGCACGCCACTATTAAGCGTATCGACGCCCGGCGTGCTCTCGCGCTGGATGGCGTGATTGCCATAGTTACAGGCGACGACGCCCCGAACAAGTACGGCATTCTTCCGGTTGGACACGATGAAACTGCGCTTGTCGTGGACAAGGTCCGCTACGTGGGCGATAACGTCGCCTGCGTAGTAGCTGAATCGGAATCGATTGCAGAACAGGCGCTCGAGTTGATCGAGGTCGAGTATCAGCCATTGCCCGCGTACTTCGATCCCGAAGAGTCGATGAAGGCGACTTCCGATCTCATCCACGCGGAAAAGGCGAACAATCTCGAGAAGGATTATCACCACATCTTCGGCGATCCAGAGCAGGGCTTTCGCGAAGCCGCCCACATTATTGAAGGCCGTTATCTCGCGAATGAAGTTACACATGCGGCGATGGAGCCGCACTCCACGCTCGCCGGCTTCGACTTCGATCCCCAAACCGGGCAAGCTGGCCGGCTGACCGTCTGGTCGTCGACGCAGGTGCCTTACTACCTTCAGCACAAACTTTCAATCGTGCTCGGCATCCCGATGGCGCAGATTCGCGTCATCAAACCGCTCGTCGGTGGTGGCTTTGGAGGTAAGAGCGAGGTTATTCCGCTCGAGATC includes:
- a CDS encoding LysR family transcriptional regulator; protein product: MDLDHLKTFVEVAKEGNFSRAAAKVFRSQPAVSAQIRQLEEDYQQRLFDRSGKAVRLTPAGEILLQYAQTLLRLHDESRNALSHASEETRGVLSIGANEATFLYVLPKVFERFHNKYSSVRISVYRNFSRKIIEKIELGAVDVGIVTLPVKSSCLRITPIFRDELQLVIQAGHPLAAKKVVTLSEIAEVPLIFPKTGSTRQALERMFNPFRDRLRISMELGSITLIKQFVAGGFGASVISTTFAQDDVQAGRLRLIPIKDLKLKRELGLVYRKDRTLPRAAMAFVEVAHQSLRSTSDHKAS
- a CDS encoding (2Fe-2S)-binding protein, with translation MKKELAELRVNGRQRELAIEPSQLLLDTLRQELELTGSKRGCDDSSCGACTVLVDGIPMLSCTIVTLSVAADEEGIGPEITTVEGVAEHGAMAAIQKAYGEWGGAQCGYCTPGFIMTVKALLERNPDPNDEDIRHALSGNLCRCTGYTQMYQAIKAAVRAEQEGIAASKR